A portion of the Oncorhynchus masou masou isolate Uvic2021 chromosome 11, UVic_Omas_1.1, whole genome shotgun sequence genome contains these proteins:
- the LOC135548404 gene encoding TBC1 domain family member 8B-like isoform X1: protein MLIKMWLKPEEILLKNALKLWVAEKGNEYFVLQRRRGYGEGGGGLTGLLVGTLDTMMDSTSKVAPFRILHQTPDSQIYWSIACGGTKEEINQHWEWLEKNIMRTLSVFDSSDDITSFVQGKIRGLIAEEGKVSGVQEDDPEKFREALLRFEKWFDLPQKEKLVTYYSCSYWRGRVPCQGWLYLSTNFLSFYSYLLGSEVKLVVSWNEIWRLEKTSNVILTESIHVLANGEDHYFSMFLHLSETFLIMEQLADYSIKRLFDKETFQEEPSLSDPLQITKRGLETNARNEQFRAFFRLPKEENLLEVYESFLWVPFSHFNTLGKICLSESYLCFASQDGSQCHVIIPMREVIGVEKPDRSSRALTVCVRGKRALRFSEVRDFERLGNAIRRRCGMTASPQHSTSTEGIRGECQNLINHFEDNPEEVAMMVGQKESSKTVSNEALMTVFHPQDAENLDPKMLKEKMKEQSWNIHFSEYGRGTSMFCTKKTRDLIVRGVPEALRGELWMLFSGAVNDMAVNPGYYSEIVDKSLGTSTLATDEIERDLHRSLPEHPAFQSDTGISALRRVLTAYAYRNPKIGYCQAMNILTSVLLLYAKEEEAFWLLVAVCERMLPDYFNRRIIGALVDQAVFEELIRMHLTQLTEHMTDLTFFSSVSLSWFLTLFISVLPIESAVNVVDCFFYDGIKAILQLGLAVLDYNMEGLISSHDDAEAVTILSKFFDNVTNKDSPLPQTVQQNSVGNNDKASSLSKVDISDLIKEAYEKYGDMKSEEVERMRKRNKLYVIQTLEDTTKQNVLRVVSQEVKFSASQLDNLYALFKRQHFLSCYWTMNSPVLLHHDPSLAYLEQYQLGFHQFRVLFSLLEPWSLCSGNDALFLWAFRLLDENQDGLVNFKEFCCALDILYSGTFTNKLKFLFKLHQPPAFTGSPFHSKGQSLPHFIPMTDDLSHLSRLTESDLPEDGVIRKSPERGKGKVDLQAYLKQWQDEILKKEESIKDLPRINQAQFIQFSKTLYNLFHGDPEEESLYRAVARVTSLLLRMEEVGRRLQEPTSPTQAAPERALLNREAYSTLERSSDTPCTTITLEAGSIPQEVEWSFAFEQILASLLNEPVLVRFFERPVDIQARLDHAKGAQLKAKTNK from the exons ATGTTAATTAAAATGTGGCTTAAACCTGAAGAGATATTGCTGAAAAATGCATTAAAGTTATGGGTGGCAGAAAAAGGTAACGAATATTTCGTATTACAAAGGAGGCGAGGAtatggagaaggaggaggaggtttgACAG GTCTTCTGGTTGGAACTCTTGATACGATGATGGATTCCACGTCTAAGGTCGCTCCATTTCGCATTCTACACCAGACACCGGACTCTCAGATCTACTGGTCAATAGCATGTG GTGGCACCAAGGAGGAGATCAACCAACACTGGGAGTGGCTGGAGAAGAACATCATGAGAACCTTGTCTGTGTTTGACTCCAGCGATGACATCACCAGCTTTGTGCAGGGCAAGATCAGA GGGCTGATTGCTGAGGAAGGGAAGGTGTCAGGCGTGCAGGAGGACGACCCTGAGAAGTTCCGTGAAGCACTGCTGAGGTTTGAGAAATGGTTTGACCTCCCTCAGAAGGAGAAGCTGGTCACCTACTACTCCTGTAGCTACTGGAGGGGCCGCGTGCCCTGCCAGGGCTGGCTCTACCTCAGCACCAACTTCCTGTCCTTCTACTCATATCTGCTGGGCTCTGAGG TGAAGCTTGTAGTCTCTTGGAATGAGATCTGGAGGCTGGAGAAAACGTCCAATGTCATTCTGACGGAGAGCATTCATGTGTTGGCCAATGGGGAGGACCACTACTTCTCGATGTTCCTACACCTCAGTGAGACCTTTCTGATCATGGAGCAGCTTGCTGACTACTCCATCAAACGCCTATTTGATAAGGAGACCTTCCAGGAAGAGCCCTCCCTCTCAGACCCATTACAGATCACCAAGAG AGGCTTGGAAACTAATGCTAGAAATGAGCAATTCCGGGCCTTCTTCAGGCTGCCTAAAGAGGAGAACCTGCTGGAGGTTTATGAGAGCTTCCTATGGGTTCCATTCAGCCACTTCAACACACTTGGAaagatctgtctgtctgagagctACCTGTGTTTCGCTAGCCAGGATGGCAGCCAGTGCCACGTCATCATCCCCATGAGAGAG GTGATTGGTGTGGAGAAACCGGACCGTAGCAGCAGggctttgactgtgtgtgtgcggggTAAGAGGGCTCTGAGGTTCTCTGAAGTTCGGGACTTTGAGCGTCTCGGCAATGCAATCCGCAGGAGGTGTGGGATGACTGCCAGTCCTCAACACTCTACATCAACTGAG GGCATCAGAGGGGAGTGCCAAAACCTCATCAATCACTTTGAGGACAACCCAGAGGAGGTGGCTATGATGGTGGGACAGAAGGAGAGCAGCAAGACTGTCAGCAATGAGGCCCTCATGACTGTGTTCCACCCTCAGGATGCTGAAAACCTGGATCCCAAAATG CTAAAGGAGAAGATGAAGGAGCAGTCATGGAACATCCACTTCTCAGAGTATGGTCGTGGCACCAGTATGTTCTGTACCAAGAAGACACGAGACCTGATTGTGCGAGGTGTCCCTGAGGCCTTAAGAGGAGAGCTCTGGATGCTCTTCTCAG GTGCAGTCAATGACATGGCCGTTAACCCTGGGTATTACAGTGAGATAGTGGATAAGTCTCTGGGGACCAGCACCCTTGCCActgatgagatagagagagacctgcACCGCTCCCTACCAGAGCACCCTGCCTTCCAGAGCGACACAGGCATCTCTGCCCTGCGCAGAGTCCTCACTGCATATGCCTACAGGAACCCCAAAATCGGCTATTGCCAG GCCATGAACATCCTGACGTCGGTCCTGTTGCTCTATGCTAAAGAGGAGGAGGCTTTCTGGCTGCTAGTGGCTGTCTGTGAGAGGATGCTGCCTGACTACTTTAACCGCAGGATCATTG GTGCCCTGGTGGACCAGGCGGTGTTTGAGGAGCTGATCCGAATGCACCTCACCCAGCTGACGGAGCACATGACAGACCTGACCTTCTTctcctctgtgtccctgtcctGGTTCCTCACCCTGTTTATCAGTGTCCTGCCCATAGAGAGTGCTGTCAACGTGGTTGACTGCTTCTTCTACGACGGCATCAAAGCCATCCTGCAGCTGGGCCTGGCTGTGCTCGACTACAACATGGAGGGTTTGATCAGCTCCCATGACGACGCTGAGGCAGTCACCATCCTCAGCAA GTTTTTCGATAATGTGACCAATAAGGACAGTCCTCTACCACAAACAGTGCAGCAAAACTCAGTGGGGAACAACGACAAAGCATCATCCCTCTCCAAGGTGGACATCAGTGATCTCATCAAAGAAGCCTATGAG AAATATGGAGACATGAAATCAGAGGAAGTAGAGCGCATGCGGAAAAGAAACAAACTGTATGTAATCCAAACATTAGAGGATACGACTAAACAAAATGTG CTACGGGTAGTGTCACAAGAAGTAAAGTTCAGTGCTTCCCAGCTTGATAACCTTTATGCATTGTTCAAG AGGCAACATTTCCTCAGCTGCTACTGGACGATGAACAGCCCAGTGCTGCTACACCACGACCCCAGCCTGGCCTATCTGGAGCAGTACCAGCTGGGCTTCCATCAGTTCAGGGTGCTCTTCTCCCTCCTGGAGCCCTGGTCCCTCTGCAGCGGCAACGATGCCCTCTTCCTCTGGGCCTTCCGCCTGCTGGATGAGAACCAGGATGGCCTTGTCAACTTCAAAGAGTTCTGCTGTGCCCTGG acattttGTACAGTGGCACTTTCACCAACAAACTGAAATTCCTGTTCAAGCTTCATCAGCCACCAG CTTTCACAGGGAGTCCTTTCCACTCAAAAGGCCAAAGTCTTCCTCACTTTATTCCAATGACTGATGACCTATCCCACTTGAGTCGATTGACTG AGTCTGATCTCCCAGAAGATGGCGTGATCAGGAAAAGCCCTGAAAGAG GCAAAGGGAAAGTGGATCTGCAGGCCTACCTGAAACAATGGCAAGATGAGATACTAAAGAAAGAGGAGAGCATCAAGGATTTACCCAGAATTAACCAG GCTCAGTTCATCCAGTTCTCCAAAACGCTCTACAATCTGTTCCATGGTGACCCAGAAGAGGAGTCTCTGTACCGTGCTGTGGCTCGTGTCACCAGTCTTCTGCTGAGGATGGAAGAAGTAGGGCGCAGGCTCCAGGAGCCCACTAGCCCCACCCAGGCTGCCCCAGAGAGGGCTCTACTCAACAGGGAGGCCTACAGCACCCTTGAGAGAAGCTCAGACACCCCTTGCACTACCATCACTCTGGAGGCAGGCTCCATCCCACAGGAGGTGGAGTGGTCATTCGCCTTTGAGCAGATCTTGGCATCGCTGCTCAACGAGCCTGTCCTTGTGCGCTTCTTTGAGAGGCCTGTGGACATTCAGGCCCGACTGGACCATGCCAAGGGTGCTCAGTTGAAAGCTAAGACAAACAAGTGA
- the LOC135548404 gene encoding TBC1 domain family member 8B-like isoform X3: MLIKMWLKPEEILLKNALKLWVAEKGNEYFVLQRRRGYGEGGGGLTGLLVGTLDTMMDSTSKVAPFRILHQTPDSQIYWSIACGGTKEEINQHWEWLEKNIMRTLSVFDSSDDITSFVQGKIRGLIAEEGKVSGVQEDDPEKFREALLRFEKWFDLPQKEKLVTYYSCSYWRGRVPCQGWLYLSTNFLSFYSYLLGSEVKLVVSWNEIWRLEKTSNVILTESIHVLANGEDHYFSMFLHLSETFLIMEQLADYSIKRLFDKETFQEEPSLSDPLQITKRGLETNARNEQFRAFFRLPKEENLLEVYESFLWVPFSHFNTLGKICLSESYLCFASQDGSQCHVIIPMREVIGVEKPDRSSRALTVCVRGKRALRFSEVRDFERLGNAIRRRCGMTASPQHSTSTEGIRGECQNLINHFEDNPEEVAMMVGQKESSKTVSNEALMTVFHPQDAENLDPKMLKEKMKEQSWNIHFSEYGRGTSMFCTKKTRDLIVRGVPEALRGELWMLFSGAVNDMAVNPGYYSEIVDKSLGTSTLATDEIERDLHRSLPEHPAFQSDTGISALRRVLTAYAYRNPKIGYCQAMNILTSVLLLYAKEEEAFWLLVAVCERMLPDYFNRRIIGALVDQAVFEELIRMHLTQLTEHMTDLTFFSSVSLSWFLTLFISVLPIESAVNVVDCFFYDGIKAILQLGLAVLDYNMEGLISSHDDAEAVTILSKFFDNVTNKDSPLPQTVQQNSVGNNDKASSLSKVDISDLIKEAYEKYGDMKSEEVERMRKRNKLYVIQTLEDTTKQNVLRVVSQEVKFSASQLDNLYALFKRQHFLSCYWTMNSPVLLHHDPSLAYLEQYQLGFHQFRVLFSLLEPWSLCSGNDALFLWAFRLLDENQDGLVNFKEFCCALDILYSGTFTNKLKFLFKLHQPPGNCYRHYMMCGDISLQPM; the protein is encoded by the exons ATGTTAATTAAAATGTGGCTTAAACCTGAAGAGATATTGCTGAAAAATGCATTAAAGTTATGGGTGGCAGAAAAAGGTAACGAATATTTCGTATTACAAAGGAGGCGAGGAtatggagaaggaggaggaggtttgACAG GTCTTCTGGTTGGAACTCTTGATACGATGATGGATTCCACGTCTAAGGTCGCTCCATTTCGCATTCTACACCAGACACCGGACTCTCAGATCTACTGGTCAATAGCATGTG GTGGCACCAAGGAGGAGATCAACCAACACTGGGAGTGGCTGGAGAAGAACATCATGAGAACCTTGTCTGTGTTTGACTCCAGCGATGACATCACCAGCTTTGTGCAGGGCAAGATCAGA GGGCTGATTGCTGAGGAAGGGAAGGTGTCAGGCGTGCAGGAGGACGACCCTGAGAAGTTCCGTGAAGCACTGCTGAGGTTTGAGAAATGGTTTGACCTCCCTCAGAAGGAGAAGCTGGTCACCTACTACTCCTGTAGCTACTGGAGGGGCCGCGTGCCCTGCCAGGGCTGGCTCTACCTCAGCACCAACTTCCTGTCCTTCTACTCATATCTGCTGGGCTCTGAGG TGAAGCTTGTAGTCTCTTGGAATGAGATCTGGAGGCTGGAGAAAACGTCCAATGTCATTCTGACGGAGAGCATTCATGTGTTGGCCAATGGGGAGGACCACTACTTCTCGATGTTCCTACACCTCAGTGAGACCTTTCTGATCATGGAGCAGCTTGCTGACTACTCCATCAAACGCCTATTTGATAAGGAGACCTTCCAGGAAGAGCCCTCCCTCTCAGACCCATTACAGATCACCAAGAG AGGCTTGGAAACTAATGCTAGAAATGAGCAATTCCGGGCCTTCTTCAGGCTGCCTAAAGAGGAGAACCTGCTGGAGGTTTATGAGAGCTTCCTATGGGTTCCATTCAGCCACTTCAACACACTTGGAaagatctgtctgtctgagagctACCTGTGTTTCGCTAGCCAGGATGGCAGCCAGTGCCACGTCATCATCCCCATGAGAGAG GTGATTGGTGTGGAGAAACCGGACCGTAGCAGCAGggctttgactgtgtgtgtgcggggTAAGAGGGCTCTGAGGTTCTCTGAAGTTCGGGACTTTGAGCGTCTCGGCAATGCAATCCGCAGGAGGTGTGGGATGACTGCCAGTCCTCAACACTCTACATCAACTGAG GGCATCAGAGGGGAGTGCCAAAACCTCATCAATCACTTTGAGGACAACCCAGAGGAGGTGGCTATGATGGTGGGACAGAAGGAGAGCAGCAAGACTGTCAGCAATGAGGCCCTCATGACTGTGTTCCACCCTCAGGATGCTGAAAACCTGGATCCCAAAATG CTAAAGGAGAAGATGAAGGAGCAGTCATGGAACATCCACTTCTCAGAGTATGGTCGTGGCACCAGTATGTTCTGTACCAAGAAGACACGAGACCTGATTGTGCGAGGTGTCCCTGAGGCCTTAAGAGGAGAGCTCTGGATGCTCTTCTCAG GTGCAGTCAATGACATGGCCGTTAACCCTGGGTATTACAGTGAGATAGTGGATAAGTCTCTGGGGACCAGCACCCTTGCCActgatgagatagagagagacctgcACCGCTCCCTACCAGAGCACCCTGCCTTCCAGAGCGACACAGGCATCTCTGCCCTGCGCAGAGTCCTCACTGCATATGCCTACAGGAACCCCAAAATCGGCTATTGCCAG GCCATGAACATCCTGACGTCGGTCCTGTTGCTCTATGCTAAAGAGGAGGAGGCTTTCTGGCTGCTAGTGGCTGTCTGTGAGAGGATGCTGCCTGACTACTTTAACCGCAGGATCATTG GTGCCCTGGTGGACCAGGCGGTGTTTGAGGAGCTGATCCGAATGCACCTCACCCAGCTGACGGAGCACATGACAGACCTGACCTTCTTctcctctgtgtccctgtcctGGTTCCTCACCCTGTTTATCAGTGTCCTGCCCATAGAGAGTGCTGTCAACGTGGTTGACTGCTTCTTCTACGACGGCATCAAAGCCATCCTGCAGCTGGGCCTGGCTGTGCTCGACTACAACATGGAGGGTTTGATCAGCTCCCATGACGACGCTGAGGCAGTCACCATCCTCAGCAA GTTTTTCGATAATGTGACCAATAAGGACAGTCCTCTACCACAAACAGTGCAGCAAAACTCAGTGGGGAACAACGACAAAGCATCATCCCTCTCCAAGGTGGACATCAGTGATCTCATCAAAGAAGCCTATGAG AAATATGGAGACATGAAATCAGAGGAAGTAGAGCGCATGCGGAAAAGAAACAAACTGTATGTAATCCAAACATTAGAGGATACGACTAAACAAAATGTG CTACGGGTAGTGTCACAAGAAGTAAAGTTCAGTGCTTCCCAGCTTGATAACCTTTATGCATTGTTCAAG AGGCAACATTTCCTCAGCTGCTACTGGACGATGAACAGCCCAGTGCTGCTACACCACGACCCCAGCCTGGCCTATCTGGAGCAGTACCAGCTGGGCTTCCATCAGTTCAGGGTGCTCTTCTCCCTCCTGGAGCCCTGGTCCCTCTGCAGCGGCAACGATGCCCTCTTCCTCTGGGCCTTCCGCCTGCTGGATGAGAACCAGGATGGCCTTGTCAACTTCAAAGAGTTCTGCTGTGCCCTGG acattttGTACAGTGGCACTTTCACCAACAAACTGAAATTCCTGTTCAAGCTTCATCAGCCACCAG GAAACTGCTACAGGCACTAtatgatgtgtggagacatttcactgcaaccaatgtag
- the LOC135548404 gene encoding TBC1 domain family member 8B-like isoform X2 — protein MLIKMWLKPEEILLKNALKLWVAEKGNEYFVLQRRRGYGEGGGGLTGLLVGTLDTMMDSTSKVAPFRILHQTPDSQIYWSIACGGTKEEINQHWEWLEKNIMRTLSVFDSSDDITSFVQGKIRGLIAEEGKVSGVQEDDPEKFREALLRFEKWFDLPQKEKLVTYYSCSYWRGRVPCQGWLYLSTNFLSFYSYLLGSEVKLVVSWNEIWRLEKTSNVILTESIHVLANGEDHYFSMFLHLSETFLIMEQLADYSIKRLFDKETFQEEPSLSDPLQITKRGLETNARNEQFRAFFRLPKEENLLEVYESFLWVPFSHFNTLGKICLSESYLCFASQDGSQCHVIIPMREVIGVEKPDRSSRALTVCVRGKRALRFSEVRDFERLGNAIRRRCGMTASPQHSTSTEGIRGECQNLINHFEDNPEEVAMMVGQKESSKTVSNEALMTVFHPQDAENLDPKMLKEKMKEQSWNIHFSEYGRGTSMFCTKKTRDLIVRGVPEALRGELWMLFSGAVNDMAVNPGYYSEIVDKSLGTSTLATDEIERDLHRSLPEHPAFQSDTGISALRRVLTAYAYRNPKIGYCQAMNILTSVLLLYAKEEEAFWLLVAVCERMLPDYFNRRIIGALVDQAVFEELIRMHLTQLTEHMTDLTFFSSVSLSWFLTLFISVLPIESAVNVVDCFFYDGIKAILQLGLAVLDYNMEGLISSHDDAEAVTILSKFFDNVTNKDSPLPQTVQQNSVGNNDKASSLSKVDISDLIKEAYEKYGDMKSEEVERMRKRNKLYVIQTLEDTTKQNVLRVVSQEVKFSASQLDNLYALFKRQHFLSCYWTMNSPVLLHHDPSLAYLEQYQLGFHQFRVLFSLLEPWSLCSGNDALFLWAFRLLDENQDGLVNFKEFCCALDILYSGTFTNKLKFLFKLHQPPESDLPEDGVIRKSPERGKGKVDLQAYLKQWQDEILKKEESIKDLPRINQAQFIQFSKTLYNLFHGDPEEESLYRAVARVTSLLLRMEEVGRRLQEPTSPTQAAPERALLNREAYSTLERSSDTPCTTITLEAGSIPQEVEWSFAFEQILASLLNEPVLVRFFERPVDIQARLDHAKGAQLKAKTNK, from the exons ATGTTAATTAAAATGTGGCTTAAACCTGAAGAGATATTGCTGAAAAATGCATTAAAGTTATGGGTGGCAGAAAAAGGTAACGAATATTTCGTATTACAAAGGAGGCGAGGAtatggagaaggaggaggaggtttgACAG GTCTTCTGGTTGGAACTCTTGATACGATGATGGATTCCACGTCTAAGGTCGCTCCATTTCGCATTCTACACCAGACACCGGACTCTCAGATCTACTGGTCAATAGCATGTG GTGGCACCAAGGAGGAGATCAACCAACACTGGGAGTGGCTGGAGAAGAACATCATGAGAACCTTGTCTGTGTTTGACTCCAGCGATGACATCACCAGCTTTGTGCAGGGCAAGATCAGA GGGCTGATTGCTGAGGAAGGGAAGGTGTCAGGCGTGCAGGAGGACGACCCTGAGAAGTTCCGTGAAGCACTGCTGAGGTTTGAGAAATGGTTTGACCTCCCTCAGAAGGAGAAGCTGGTCACCTACTACTCCTGTAGCTACTGGAGGGGCCGCGTGCCCTGCCAGGGCTGGCTCTACCTCAGCACCAACTTCCTGTCCTTCTACTCATATCTGCTGGGCTCTGAGG TGAAGCTTGTAGTCTCTTGGAATGAGATCTGGAGGCTGGAGAAAACGTCCAATGTCATTCTGACGGAGAGCATTCATGTGTTGGCCAATGGGGAGGACCACTACTTCTCGATGTTCCTACACCTCAGTGAGACCTTTCTGATCATGGAGCAGCTTGCTGACTACTCCATCAAACGCCTATTTGATAAGGAGACCTTCCAGGAAGAGCCCTCCCTCTCAGACCCATTACAGATCACCAAGAG AGGCTTGGAAACTAATGCTAGAAATGAGCAATTCCGGGCCTTCTTCAGGCTGCCTAAAGAGGAGAACCTGCTGGAGGTTTATGAGAGCTTCCTATGGGTTCCATTCAGCCACTTCAACACACTTGGAaagatctgtctgtctgagagctACCTGTGTTTCGCTAGCCAGGATGGCAGCCAGTGCCACGTCATCATCCCCATGAGAGAG GTGATTGGTGTGGAGAAACCGGACCGTAGCAGCAGggctttgactgtgtgtgtgcggggTAAGAGGGCTCTGAGGTTCTCTGAAGTTCGGGACTTTGAGCGTCTCGGCAATGCAATCCGCAGGAGGTGTGGGATGACTGCCAGTCCTCAACACTCTACATCAACTGAG GGCATCAGAGGGGAGTGCCAAAACCTCATCAATCACTTTGAGGACAACCCAGAGGAGGTGGCTATGATGGTGGGACAGAAGGAGAGCAGCAAGACTGTCAGCAATGAGGCCCTCATGACTGTGTTCCACCCTCAGGATGCTGAAAACCTGGATCCCAAAATG CTAAAGGAGAAGATGAAGGAGCAGTCATGGAACATCCACTTCTCAGAGTATGGTCGTGGCACCAGTATGTTCTGTACCAAGAAGACACGAGACCTGATTGTGCGAGGTGTCCCTGAGGCCTTAAGAGGAGAGCTCTGGATGCTCTTCTCAG GTGCAGTCAATGACATGGCCGTTAACCCTGGGTATTACAGTGAGATAGTGGATAAGTCTCTGGGGACCAGCACCCTTGCCActgatgagatagagagagacctgcACCGCTCCCTACCAGAGCACCCTGCCTTCCAGAGCGACACAGGCATCTCTGCCCTGCGCAGAGTCCTCACTGCATATGCCTACAGGAACCCCAAAATCGGCTATTGCCAG GCCATGAACATCCTGACGTCGGTCCTGTTGCTCTATGCTAAAGAGGAGGAGGCTTTCTGGCTGCTAGTGGCTGTCTGTGAGAGGATGCTGCCTGACTACTTTAACCGCAGGATCATTG GTGCCCTGGTGGACCAGGCGGTGTTTGAGGAGCTGATCCGAATGCACCTCACCCAGCTGACGGAGCACATGACAGACCTGACCTTCTTctcctctgtgtccctgtcctGGTTCCTCACCCTGTTTATCAGTGTCCTGCCCATAGAGAGTGCTGTCAACGTGGTTGACTGCTTCTTCTACGACGGCATCAAAGCCATCCTGCAGCTGGGCCTGGCTGTGCTCGACTACAACATGGAGGGTTTGATCAGCTCCCATGACGACGCTGAGGCAGTCACCATCCTCAGCAA GTTTTTCGATAATGTGACCAATAAGGACAGTCCTCTACCACAAACAGTGCAGCAAAACTCAGTGGGGAACAACGACAAAGCATCATCCCTCTCCAAGGTGGACATCAGTGATCTCATCAAAGAAGCCTATGAG AAATATGGAGACATGAAATCAGAGGAAGTAGAGCGCATGCGGAAAAGAAACAAACTGTATGTAATCCAAACATTAGAGGATACGACTAAACAAAATGTG CTACGGGTAGTGTCACAAGAAGTAAAGTTCAGTGCTTCCCAGCTTGATAACCTTTATGCATTGTTCAAG AGGCAACATTTCCTCAGCTGCTACTGGACGATGAACAGCCCAGTGCTGCTACACCACGACCCCAGCCTGGCCTATCTGGAGCAGTACCAGCTGGGCTTCCATCAGTTCAGGGTGCTCTTCTCCCTCCTGGAGCCCTGGTCCCTCTGCAGCGGCAACGATGCCCTCTTCCTCTGGGCCTTCCGCCTGCTGGATGAGAACCAGGATGGCCTTGTCAACTTCAAAGAGTTCTGCTGTGCCCTGG acattttGTACAGTGGCACTTTCACCAACAAACTGAAATTCCTGTTCAAGCTTCATCAGCCACCAG AGTCTGATCTCCCAGAAGATGGCGTGATCAGGAAAAGCCCTGAAAGAG GCAAAGGGAAAGTGGATCTGCAGGCCTACCTGAAACAATGGCAAGATGAGATACTAAAGAAAGAGGAGAGCATCAAGGATTTACCCAGAATTAACCAG GCTCAGTTCATCCAGTTCTCCAAAACGCTCTACAATCTGTTCCATGGTGACCCAGAAGAGGAGTCTCTGTACCGTGCTGTGGCTCGTGTCACCAGTCTTCTGCTGAGGATGGAAGAAGTAGGGCGCAGGCTCCAGGAGCCCACTAGCCCCACCCAGGCTGCCCCAGAGAGGGCTCTACTCAACAGGGAGGCCTACAGCACCCTTGAGAGAAGCTCAGACACCCCTTGCACTACCATCACTCTGGAGGCAGGCTCCATCCCACAGGAGGTGGAGTGGTCATTCGCCTTTGAGCAGATCTTGGCATCGCTGCTCAACGAGCCTGTCCTTGTGCGCTTCTTTGAGAGGCCTGTGGACATTCAGGCCCGACTGGACCATGCCAAGGGTGCTCAGTTGAAAGCTAAGACAAACAAGTGA